A part of Synechococcus sp. UW179A genomic DNA contains:
- a CDS encoding aspartate carbamoyltransferase, producing MDELKDPIRFKPLGPDVFGRTHPQELLAAIAEDGEPLLDLVNQHVVSIQAFRSKTLLQLFRLAAKYESNPDRYCRHNTPLTGKILINAFYEPSTRTRLSFDSAWHRLGGDSINITDRSTTGIAKGESLEDVAHMFNNYGDCVVLRDGNPHAVYAMSSTLRIPIINAGNGIDEHPTQAMADLYTIFKWRPSLAKPSVPASDRIRIGIIGLPSRMRTVRSLLRILAKFPEAVEEVVVIHAADLDSSTSVFDPDQLEELVTAGLNVRVSTDLHREIPELDVIYINAISWVGDTYEVHGKGFRLTRDMPYKPEAIVLHPLARGPELCTSLDDTAHNWYFSQARGAVFLRMALLTCMVNRAERVMDVV from the coding sequence TTGGATGAGCTGAAGGATCCGATTCGGTTCAAGCCGTTGGGTCCGGATGTTTTCGGCAGAACCCACCCTCAGGAACTCCTTGCTGCCATCGCCGAAGATGGTGAACCACTGCTGGACCTGGTGAATCAGCATGTTGTCTCGATTCAAGCTTTTCGCTCGAAAACGCTGCTTCAGCTTTTTCGACTTGCTGCCAAGTACGAGAGCAATCCAGATCGTTATTGCCGGCACAACACCCCGCTGACGGGAAAGATCTTGATCAATGCTTTCTACGAGCCAAGCACGCGGACACGTTTGTCCTTCGATAGCGCATGGCATCGTCTTGGTGGTGATTCGATCAACATCACCGACCGCAGCACCACAGGCATCGCCAAGGGTGAATCCTTGGAGGATGTTGCGCATATGTTCAACAATTACGGCGATTGTGTCGTGCTGAGAGATGGCAACCCGCATGCGGTCTATGCGATGAGCTCAACCCTGCGTATTCCAATCATCAACGCAGGCAATGGCATTGATGAGCATCCAACGCAGGCCATGGCTGACCTGTACACCATTTTTAAATGGCGTCCTTCTCTTGCCAAGCCTTCAGTGCCTGCCTCGGATCGCATTCGTATTGGCATTATTGGTTTGCCATCAAGGATGCGCACTGTGCGCTCACTTCTGCGGATCCTGGCCAAATTTCCTGAAGCAGTTGAGGAGGTGGTGGTCATCCATGCTGCTGATCTCGATTCAAGTACTTCTGTCTTCGACCCTGATCAACTTGAAGAGTTGGTGACGGCAGGACTCAATGTTCGCGTCAGCACTGACTTACATAGGGAGATTCCAGAGCTTGATGTGATTTATATCAATGCAATTTCATGGGTGGGTGACACCTATGAGGTGCACGGAAAGGGTTTCCGTCTTACTCGAGACATGCCCTACAAGCCTGAAGCGATTGTGCTCCACCCCCTCGCTCGTGGTCCTGAATTGTGTACGAGCCTCGATGACACCGCTCACAACTGGTATTTCAGCCAGGCTCGTGGAGCAGTGTTCCTGCGAATGGCCCTACTGACCTGCATGGTCAATCGGGCTGAACGGGTTATGGACGTCGTCTGA
- a CDS encoding circularly permuted type 2 ATP-grasp protein — MFTDYRPSVGYDEYFCSGTASPRKNLAPLLSSLGQIGLPELKRNHASASNLLRRLGATFRLNDSGQEGSERILPFDPLPRLIALSEWKALEQGLLQRLEAIDCFLADVYGSQLIIRDGVIDREDVESSSGWLPQMQGIELPFNRWCHISGLDLIRDGNGHWRVLEDNLRCPSGVAYFLENRRVMKRLFPSLFEGRTVKPIEDYPSHLFRTLQDLAPWSDSPQVVILTPGVLNSAYFEHSYLAQQMGIPLVEGRDLICEDNSVWMRSTNGRTRVDVIYRRIDDDFLDPSVFRRDSMLGVSGLMDVLRQGRVSIANAPGTGVADDKLIYAHVPAMIRYYLGEEPIIENVHTYLCARPEDRQFVLDNLEQLVVKSVAEAGGYGMLIGPQASRSELADFDSKIRENPRNFIAQPTLQLSTVPSLSEGELYPCHVDLRPYVLRGKSNWVSPGGLTRVALKRGSLVVNSSQGGGCKDTWILDEQLVTTEQKKEAVLC, encoded by the coding sequence ATGTTCACCGACTACAGACCATCGGTCGGCTACGACGAATATTTCTGCAGTGGTACAGCAAGTCCCCGCAAGAATCTGGCCCCCCTGCTGAGTTCATTGGGACAGATCGGACTGCCGGAACTGAAACGCAACCATGCCTCTGCAAGCAACTTGCTGCGCCGGCTTGGGGCCACATTTCGCCTCAATGACTCTGGCCAGGAGGGAAGCGAACGGATTCTTCCATTCGATCCCCTGCCTCGGCTGATTGCCCTTAGCGAGTGGAAAGCCCTGGAGCAGGGACTGCTCCAGAGACTGGAGGCAATCGACTGCTTCCTCGCCGACGTCTATGGGTCACAGCTGATCATTCGTGACGGCGTCATCGACCGCGAGGACGTGGAGAGTTCATCAGGCTGGCTCCCACAGATGCAAGGGATTGAACTTCCGTTCAATCGTTGGTGCCACATCTCAGGCCTAGACCTGATTCGCGATGGCAACGGCCACTGGCGTGTACTGGAAGACAACTTGCGCTGTCCGTCAGGCGTTGCCTATTTCCTAGAAAACAGACGGGTCATGAAACGCCTTTTCCCCAGCCTGTTCGAGGGGCGCACCGTCAAGCCCATTGAGGATTACCCGTCCCACCTGTTTCGAACCCTTCAGGACCTGGCTCCCTGGAGCGATTCACCACAGGTTGTGATCCTCACTCCTGGGGTTTTGAACAGTGCTTACTTCGAGCACAGCTACCTGGCCCAGCAGATGGGAATCCCATTGGTGGAAGGACGGGATCTGATCTGCGAGGACAACAGTGTTTGGATGCGCAGCACAAACGGTCGCACACGGGTCGATGTGATCTATCGCCGCATCGACGACGACTTCCTCGATCCAAGCGTTTTTCGTAGGGACTCCATGCTGGGAGTCTCCGGCCTCATGGATGTGCTGCGTCAGGGCAGGGTCTCCATCGCCAATGCACCTGGAACAGGGGTTGCCGATGACAAGCTCATCTATGCCCATGTGCCGGCAATGATTCGCTACTACCTCGGTGAGGAGCCAATCATCGAGAACGTCCACACCTATCTGTGCGCGCGCCCAGAGGATCGCCAGTTCGTCCTCGACAACCTTGAACAACTAGTGGTGAAATCTGTTGCTGAAGCAGGGGGCTACGGGATGCTGATCGGGCCGCAGGCAAGCCGCTCAGAATTGGCCGACTTCGATTCGAAGATCAGGGAGAATCCACGCAACTTCATCGCCCAGCCAACGCTTCAACTCTCCACCGTGCCATCGCTCAGCGAAGGTGAACTTTACCCATGTCATGTGGATCTTCGCCCTTACGTGCTGCGTGGGAAAAGCAATTGGGTTAGTCCAGGTGGACTCACCCGTGTTGCTCTAAAGCGAGGTTCTCTGGTGGTGAATTCCTCCCAAGGTGGCGGCTGCAAGGACACCTGGATTCTGGATGAGCAGCTGGTCACAACCGAGCAGAAAAAGGAGGCCGTGCTGTGCTGA
- a CDS encoding alpha-E domain-containing protein produces the protein MLSRVADSLYWINRYLERAENISRFLEVSESMALDCPPGSAEPWLPLVDATGDRRSFDKTYPSGSSKDVIHFLLLDQDNRNSIVSCIAMARENARQIRDVITTEMWEQINDLHWSLLKGETIWEEPPQEQLRIIRRGCQIFYGITDATLSRDLSWLFSQLGRLMERADKTSRILDVKYFLLLPMPEEIGGVLDELQWITLLRTAGAYQMYRQSMQKGITPISVAQFLLLDPIFPRSVRFCLQGISDTLQQIQAQPVARQPDDLDCLRGQLLARWSYVRIDSLIEGGLHEAIDQLQQDLNRLHCLIEERYFMSADFPRTSSESACALSSFTA, from the coding sequence GTGCTGAGCCGGGTTGCCGACTCGCTTTACTGGATCAATCGCTATCTCGAACGAGCCGAGAACATCTCGCGCTTTCTCGAGGTCAGCGAATCGATGGCTCTCGACTGCCCTCCAGGCAGCGCCGAACCGTGGCTGCCTTTGGTGGATGCCACCGGCGACCGCCGCAGCTTCGACAAGACTTATCCATCTGGATCATCCAAGGATGTCATCCACTTCCTGCTCCTGGATCAAGACAACCGCAACAGCATTGTGAGCTGCATCGCCATGGCTCGCGAGAACGCTCGGCAAATCCGCGACGTCATTACCACGGAGATGTGGGAGCAGATCAATGACCTTCACTGGAGCCTGCTGAAGGGCGAAACCATCTGGGAAGAACCACCGCAGGAACAATTGAGGATCATCCGACGCGGCTGCCAAATCTTTTATGGCATCACTGATGCCACGCTGAGCCGCGATCTGAGCTGGTTGTTCAGCCAGCTGGGACGACTCATGGAACGAGCGGACAAAACCTCTCGGATCCTCGATGTGAAGTACTTCCTGCTGTTGCCCATGCCCGAAGAAATCGGAGGGGTGCTCGACGAGCTGCAGTGGATCACGCTGCTACGCACCGCCGGGGCTTATCAGATGTATCGACAAAGCATGCAGAAGGGAATCACACCAATATCCGTCGCCCAATTCTTGCTGCTCGATCCAATCTTTCCGCGATCGGTTCGGTTCTGCCTGCAAGGCATCAGCGACACGTTGCAACAGATCCAAGCCCAACCGGTCGCGAGGCAACCGGATGACCTGGATTGTTTGCGTGGTCAACTGCTTGCCCGCTGGAGCTATGTCCGAATCGACTCCCTCATCGAAGGTGGTCTTCACGAAGCGATCGATCAACTGCAGCAGGACCTCAATCGGCTCCACTGCCTCATCGAGGAGCGCTATTTCATGAGCGCTGACTTTCCTCGCACATCATCTGAATCGGCATGCGCGCTTTCATCATTCACCGCCTGA
- a CDS encoding Zn-dependent hydrolase codes for MPQLLYARNHRFPSQQAARTSAVRPNQERLIRFLNQMAAIGMQPDGSVCRRGFSQADVIGRNQLMSWMGDLGLQVRVDAAGNLIGRLEGLDPALPALVTGSHLDTVPTGGRFDGVLGVLAGLEAVHALLDEGIRLRHPLELVAFADEESTMVGCKGMAGSASPDPSAFITSNGESIQKNLECIGGNWTDLPSACRPDSAIAAFLELHVEQGAVLEQRADDIGVVEGVVGQRRFTIRVIGQANHAGTTPMSMRQDALAAASRIILAIEQMAQCHPGDPVATVGRLEVWPNAANVVPGAVTMTVDLRDLDPQVLDQLLDSLTQSLERIALQTDCEIRLEPQFEVAPTPASALVMAAIDDAASSLGLSRSYMPSRASHDAQEMGRRWPMGMIFVPSRGGLSHSAAEFTTDDQCWAGTAVLLETLQRLDRALP; via the coding sequence TTGCCGCAGCTGCTCTACGCACGAAATCATCGTTTCCCTTCACAGCAAGCAGCGCGAACTTCAGCCGTCCGTCCCAATCAAGAGCGGTTGATCCGTTTTTTGAATCAAATGGCAGCCATTGGCATGCAGCCCGATGGGTCTGTTTGTCGACGTGGATTTAGTCAAGCTGACGTGATCGGTCGCAATCAGTTGATGAGCTGGATGGGTGACCTTGGTTTGCAGGTCCGAGTTGATGCGGCAGGCAATTTGATCGGACGCTTGGAAGGATTAGACCCCGCCTTGCCCGCTTTAGTTACAGGTTCCCATCTCGATACTGTGCCCACTGGCGGGCGATTTGATGGAGTTCTTGGCGTACTGGCTGGGCTTGAAGCCGTGCATGCTCTCCTTGATGAAGGCATCCGACTGCGCCATCCCCTCGAGCTTGTGGCCTTCGCGGATGAAGAATCAACCATGGTTGGTTGCAAGGGAATGGCCGGCAGTGCATCGCCTGATCCCTCTGCTTTTATCACTAGCAATGGTGAGTCGATTCAAAAAAACCTTGAATGCATCGGTGGAAACTGGACTGACTTGCCTTCTGCCTGTCGGCCAGATTCTGCGATTGCGGCATTTCTTGAACTTCATGTGGAGCAAGGCGCTGTTCTTGAACAACGCGCTGATGACATCGGCGTCGTCGAGGGAGTGGTGGGTCAGCGCAGGTTCACGATTCGTGTGATCGGCCAGGCCAACCATGCTGGAACCACTCCAATGAGCATGCGTCAAGATGCGCTCGCAGCTGCATCTCGGATTATTTTGGCCATTGAGCAGATGGCCCAATGCCATCCCGGCGATCCTGTGGCCACTGTTGGCCGGCTCGAGGTTTGGCCGAACGCAGCCAATGTTGTTCCGGGTGCCGTCACCATGACGGTGGATCTTCGAGACCTTGACCCCCAGGTTCTTGACCAGTTGTTGGACTCTTTGACACAGAGCCTTGAACGAATTGCACTTCAGACGGATTGTGAGATTCGTTTAGAGCCTCAGTTTGAGGTGGCGCCGACTCCGGCTTCTGCTCTAGTGATGGCTGCAATCGATGACGCTGCCTCATCTCTTGGCCTCTCCCGAAGTTATATGCCAAGCCGTGCCAGTCACGATGCTCAGGAGATGGGTCGACGTTGGCCGATGGGCATGATTTTTGTTCCCAGTCGAGGTGGATTGAGTCATTCGGCTGCTGAATTCACCACCGATGATCAATGCTGGGCTGGCACGGCTGTGCTTCTTGAGACATTGCAACGCCTTGACCGGGCCTTGCCATGA
- the ureC gene encoding urease subunit alpha, with protein MAYRISRQAYAETYGPTTGDRVRLADTDLILEVEQDCTVYGDEVKFGGGKVIRDGMGQSQTARAEGAVDTVITNALILDWWGIIKADVGLKDGRIVGIGKAGNPDTQQGVTIVVGPGTEAIAGEGHILTAGGIDTHIHFICPQQIETALASGVTTLMGGGTGPATGTNATTCTPGAFHIGRMLQAAEGLPVNLGFFGKGNASTPEALEEQVRAGACGLKLHEDWGTTPASIDACLSVADRMDVQVCIHTDTLNEAGFVEDTIAAIKGRTIHTFHTEGAGGGHAPDIIKICGEANVLPSSTNPTRPYTTNTLEEHLDMLMVCHHLDPKIPEDVAFAESRIRRETIAAEDILHDLGAFSIIASDSQAMGRVGEVITRTFQTAHKMKVQRGPLPEDSSRNDNHRLKRYIAKVTINPALAHGISKEVGSIETGKLADLVLWKPGFFGIRPELVIKGGSIVWAQMGDANASIPTPGPVHGRPMFAAFGKALAPSCLTFMSAAAMDADLQQQLGLERTCVAVTDTRSVNKSSLKLNSNLPKMSVDPQTYEVFANGELLSCEPAEVLPLAQRYLLL; from the coding sequence ATGGCCTACCGCATTTCCCGACAGGCTTACGCCGAGACCTACGGCCCCACAACGGGCGACCGCGTACGTCTTGCTGACACGGATCTGATCCTGGAGGTGGAACAAGACTGCACCGTCTACGGCGATGAAGTGAAGTTCGGCGGCGGCAAGGTAATTCGTGACGGCATGGGCCAGTCGCAAACAGCACGGGCCGAAGGAGCCGTTGACACGGTGATCACCAATGCACTGATCCTCGACTGGTGGGGAATCATCAAAGCCGATGTAGGCCTCAAAGACGGCCGCATCGTTGGTATCGGCAAAGCCGGTAACCCCGACACACAGCAAGGCGTCACCATCGTTGTAGGCCCAGGCACCGAAGCGATTGCGGGCGAGGGCCACATCCTCACAGCAGGTGGAATCGATACCCATATCCACTTCATCTGCCCCCAGCAAATTGAAACGGCGCTGGCCAGCGGCGTGACCACCCTGATGGGCGGCGGAACAGGACCGGCCACCGGCACCAACGCCACCACATGCACCCCCGGAGCCTTCCACATCGGCAGGATGCTTCAGGCAGCCGAAGGACTTCCCGTGAACTTGGGATTCTTCGGCAAAGGCAATGCCAGCACACCCGAGGCCCTTGAAGAGCAGGTGCGCGCGGGAGCCTGCGGCCTCAAGCTGCATGAAGACTGGGGCACGACACCAGCATCGATCGACGCCTGCCTTTCAGTAGCCGACCGCATGGATGTGCAGGTGTGCATCCACACCGACACGCTCAACGAAGCTGGTTTCGTTGAAGATACGATTGCCGCCATCAAGGGTCGAACGATTCATACCTTCCATACCGAGGGCGCCGGTGGCGGCCATGCACCGGACATCATCAAGATTTGCGGCGAAGCCAATGTGTTGCCGAGCAGCACCAACCCCACCAGGCCCTACACCACCAACACGCTCGAGGAGCATCTCGACATGCTGATGGTCTGCCACCACCTAGACCCGAAGATTCCCGAAGACGTGGCCTTTGCCGAATCGCGCATCCGCCGAGAGACAATTGCGGCCGAAGACATCCTTCACGACCTCGGAGCCTTCTCAATTATTGCCAGTGACTCCCAGGCGATGGGTCGTGTCGGGGAAGTGATCACACGAACCTTCCAGACGGCGCACAAAATGAAGGTTCAACGCGGCCCGCTGCCTGAAGACTCCAGTCGCAATGACAACCATCGACTGAAGCGCTACATCGCCAAGGTGACCATCAATCCTGCACTCGCCCATGGCATCAGCAAAGAAGTGGGATCCATCGAAACCGGCAAGCTCGCTGATCTGGTGCTTTGGAAGCCTGGCTTCTTTGGCATCCGCCCTGAGCTGGTGATCAAGGGCGGCTCGATTGTGTGGGCTCAGATGGGTGACGCCAACGCTTCGATTCCCACCCCGGGCCCGGTGCACGGCCGCCCAATGTTCGCTGCCTTCGGCAAAGCTCTCGCCCCCAGTTGCCTCACCTTTATGAGCGCTGCTGCGATGGATGCCGATCTCCAACAACAATTGGGGCTTGAACGAACCTGTGTAGCGGTGACGGACACACGCAGCGTGAATAAAAGCTCCCTGAAGCTCAACAGCAACCTGCCCAAGATGAGCGTCGACCCTCAGACCTATGAGGTGTTCGCCAATGGTGAACTGCTGAGCTGCGAGCCCGCCGAAGTGCTGCCACTCGCCCAGCGCTACCTCTTGTTGTGA
- a CDS encoding DUF1028 domain-containing protein produces the protein MTFSIVARDPCNGRFAIAVASCHLAVGSTVPHLRSEVGAVASQAHTNPYLGIRGLERLQANAQADVVLESLLQDDPYHDYRQFHLIDSDGRTAAWTGRCCQAWSGHRHQHNLSIAGNCLIGDEVLDAIEHAFVTSNSEWKLGRRMMHALQAGEAAGGDFRSITSTSAALQVSGEASFPLLDLRVDFREGAVAELMEIYERSQDLWAQEWRDGFSDLPKLDQLAA, from the coding sequence ATGACCTTCTCGATTGTTGCCCGTGATCCCTGCAATGGTCGATTCGCTATAGCTGTTGCGAGTTGCCATCTCGCAGTCGGATCGACAGTTCCTCATCTTCGATCCGAAGTAGGTGCAGTGGCTTCTCAAGCGCATACCAATCCTTATCTCGGCATTCGCGGTCTCGAAAGGCTCCAAGCAAATGCCCAGGCTGATGTGGTGCTGGAAAGTCTGCTCCAAGATGATCCATATCATGATTATCGTCAATTTCATCTCATTGATTCCGATGGCCGCACGGCTGCATGGACCGGACGCTGTTGCCAGGCCTGGTCAGGTCATCGTCATCAACACAATCTCTCGATCGCTGGGAATTGCCTAATCGGCGATGAGGTGTTGGATGCAATCGAACATGCCTTTGTGACCAGTAATTCCGAGTGGAAGCTTGGACGGCGAATGATGCATGCTCTGCAGGCTGGTGAAGCAGCGGGTGGTGATTTCCGGTCGATAACATCAACCTCTGCGGCGCTGCAGGTGAGCGGCGAGGCCTCTTTCCCGTTACTTGATTTGAGAGTTGATTTTCGTGAGGGGGCAGTTGCAGAATTGATGGAAATCTATGAGAGGAGTCAGGATCTTTGGGCTCAAGAGTGGCGTGATGGTTTCTCCGACCTGCCCAAGCTTGATCAACTTGCGGCCTGA
- a CDS encoding DUF4278 domain-containing protein produces MSTLLYRGHTYAQHKDCVKKPALQLTYRRQTYQTRQAEARPMVVQLKYRGVAYSH; encoded by the coding sequence ATGAGCACGCTTCTCTATCGCGGCCACACCTACGCTCAACATAAAGATTGTGTAAAAAAACCAGCCCTTCAACTCACCTATCGGCGGCAGACTTATCAGACACGTCAAGCAGAAGCTCGTCCGATGGTGGTCCAGCTGAAATACCGGGGAGTGGCTTACAGCCACTGA
- the asnB gene encoding asparagine synthase (glutamine-hydrolyzing): protein MCGIGGVFNARRHQSVDRQLLVNMAAIQAHRGPDGYGVECLDEMGVGFCHARLSIIDLNESRARQPFLTSDGQVLMAHNGEFYDFQRIRADLTAQGVHFSTKSDSEILLRMYQMQGLERTLPLLRGEFAFALFDREQDCLYLVRDRFGVKPQYWTLTSEGFVFGSELKVLFAHPAVERRFTSEGLFHQLMQTMVPGTTAFAGVHQVKPGYVLKVQRSGEHLDVSEWPYWDVNFPRKDERDRSLTESDHIAAVRAALLEAVEMRMVADVPVGCYLSGGIDSCSILGLASAVSQSPVKAFTIGFDDARYDESPIAKEMAEATGAEQDLLRLSGRELYGHMEKTLWHTERTIYNTLAVAKYLMSRHVNNVDYKVVMTGEGSDELFGGYPAFRRDMFLHGLDDLPEEERGLWESLLQQSNALVQGAMLSADQVDDPDLEAVVGFTPSCLQPWLACAPLVPDLLAPEHRAALTGYSPGKAIAAQLDSNQLEGRHALDKAQYVWIKTMLEGQILTWGGDRVDMANSMEARPAFLDHHLAATAVQVPPELRIKGKTEKYVLREAMSGLLPEVLYTREKFAFMAPPAHVDSEKWKEMKSLAEDYLSPKAIDAAGLLSQEGVQALFDRHEDPATSDAERVQMDAVINHLLGVQMLHRLFVATDIPELARQEADRLGWSVLMPV from the coding sequence ATGTGCGGAATCGGTGGCGTTTTCAATGCCAGAAGGCATCAGTCAGTTGATCGACAACTGCTCGTCAACATGGCAGCTATTCAGGCCCATCGTGGTCCTGATGGATATGGAGTCGAGTGCCTTGATGAGATGGGGGTTGGTTTTTGCCATGCTCGCCTCTCGATCATTGATCTGAATGAATCGCGGGCCCGCCAGCCATTCCTCACGTCTGATGGCCAGGTGCTGATGGCTCACAACGGCGAGTTCTATGACTTTCAGCGCATCCGTGCTGATCTCACTGCTCAGGGAGTTCACTTCAGCACTAAGAGCGATTCGGAGATTTTGCTGCGGATGTATCAGATGCAGGGTCTTGAACGCACCCTGCCATTGCTGAGAGGCGAATTTGCCTTTGCTTTGTTTGATCGTGAACAGGATTGTCTTTATCTCGTAAGGGATCGTTTTGGTGTTAAACCTCAGTACTGGACGTTGACATCAGAGGGATTTGTCTTTGGTTCCGAGCTCAAGGTGCTCTTTGCCCATCCTGCTGTTGAGCGCCGCTTTACTTCTGAGGGCTTGTTTCATCAATTGATGCAGACCATGGTCCCCGGGACCACCGCATTCGCCGGTGTGCATCAGGTCAAACCCGGCTACGTCCTTAAGGTCCAGCGCTCCGGAGAACATTTAGATGTCTCGGAATGGCCCTATTGGGATGTCAATTTCCCTCGTAAGGATGAGCGGGATCGCAGTCTCACAGAGAGCGATCACATCGCAGCTGTTCGCGCGGCGTTACTTGAGGCGGTGGAGATGCGAATGGTCGCTGATGTTCCAGTCGGTTGTTATCTCTCCGGTGGGATTGATAGTTGCTCGATTCTTGGTCTCGCATCGGCTGTAAGCCAGTCTCCTGTTAAGGCTTTTACCATTGGGTTTGATGATGCTCGTTACGACGAATCACCCATTGCCAAAGAGATGGCAGAAGCCACAGGAGCTGAACAGGATCTTCTGAGATTGTCAGGTCGAGAGCTTTACGGTCATATGGAAAAGACGTTGTGGCATACCGAGCGAACCATCTACAACACCTTGGCTGTTGCGAAATATTTGATGAGTCGTCATGTCAACAATGTTGACTACAAAGTTGTGATGACTGGGGAAGGCTCGGACGAGCTTTTTGGTGGATATCCCGCTTTCCGTCGCGACATGTTCCTCCATGGTCTTGATGATCTCCCGGAGGAGGAGCGTGGGCTTTGGGAGTCTCTGCTTCAGCAGTCCAATGCTCTTGTTCAGGGGGCGATGTTGTCGGCGGATCAGGTGGATGATCCAGATCTAGAGGCTGTTGTTGGGTTTACACCCAGTTGTCTTCAGCCATGGCTTGCTTGTGCTCCACTGGTTCCGGACCTGTTAGCCCCCGAGCATCGCGCGGCACTTACTGGTTACAGCCCTGGCAAGGCAATTGCAGCACAGTTGGATTCAAACCAGCTGGAAGGACGCCATGCACTTGATAAGGCTCAATACGTTTGGATTAAAACGATGCTTGAGGGTCAGATCCTGACCTGGGGTGGTGATCGGGTTGATATGGCGAATTCGATGGAGGCACGGCCTGCATTCCTTGATCATCACCTAGCCGCCACTGCAGTTCAAGTTCCGCCGGAGTTGAGGATTAAGGGAAAAACCGAGAAATATGTGTTGCGGGAAGCGATGTCTGGTTTGCTCCCTGAAGTTTTATACACCCGTGAGAAGTTTGCTTTTATGGCACCTCCCGCCCATGTCGACTCTGAGAAATGGAAGGAGATGAAGTCTCTGGCAGAGGACTATCTCAGTCCTAAGGCGATTGATGCTGCCGGTTTGCTGAGTCAGGAGGGTGTTCAGGCGTTGTTTGATCGGCATGAGGACCCTGCTACCAGTGATGCGGAGCGGGTGCAGATGGATGCAGTGATCAATCATCTGCTTGGTGTGCAGATGCTGCATCGCTTGTTTGTCGCAACTGATATTCCAGAACTGGCTCGTCAGGAAGCCGACCGACTGGGTTGGAGTGTCCTGATGCCGGTCTAA
- a CDS encoding sodium:solute symporter family protein, which yields MTLNSTPFLAPGFAWGLVVIFSVLWIALGIAWGRRGKGDADEYMLAGRNIGLALSTATLMASWVTGNTTLLAPEFGYRTGLWGMFSYALAGLGLILFAPLALRIKQLMPNGRTSGDFIRLRYGRMAWWVFMLITAIYTFGFLMTQAMGAGLLLQALSGFDYHIGMFVVIGVATMYTLFGGMRAVIGTDFIQSLLIMVLLAVVAVLAFRLFPMPEVHSQLMEYHPDRLNLLLPAGLLIAWNSALFSMGEVFHNNIWWSRVFASRRSVVMNSFLLGGLAWMSVPLVTGSIGLVALARELPLEQVNMVFPVMAADLLGAGGAALVFVVVFASLTSTLDSLLASTADLLAEDVYFRLLRPQATDVQLKHAAKLMVVGLALVTLLLSWPRLDSLASVLFFTGSLVASTVWPVACGLYWRSANANAAIAAMLSGSIVGLLAYNLIAPYCAAVFSAALSALVMVIGSRYCSERFDFALLEEEA from the coding sequence ATGACTCTCAATTCCACTCCATTCCTCGCACCAGGCTTTGCATGGGGTTTGGTTGTGATCTTCTCGGTGCTTTGGATCGCGCTTGGCATCGCTTGGGGTCGTCGCGGTAAAGGTGATGCTGACGAGTACATGTTGGCTGGCCGCAACATCGGCTTGGCCTTGAGCACGGCCACCCTGATGGCGTCCTGGGTGACCGGTAACACAACACTGTTGGCGCCGGAATTCGGCTATCGCACTGGTCTCTGGGGCATGTTCAGCTACGCCCTTGCTGGCCTCGGACTGATCCTATTTGCACCTCTGGCGCTGCGAATTAAGCAGCTGATGCCTAATGGACGGACTAGCGGTGATTTCATCCGTTTGCGATATGGCCGGATGGCGTGGTGGGTGTTCATGTTGATCACCGCGATTTACACCTTTGGTTTCCTGATGACTCAGGCGATGGGAGCTGGTCTGCTACTCCAGGCCCTCTCGGGGTTTGATTACCACATTGGAATGTTCGTGGTGATTGGGGTGGCCACGATGTACACACTCTTCGGAGGAATGCGCGCAGTGATTGGCACCGATTTCATTCAATCGTTGCTGATCATGGTGCTGCTTGCTGTCGTTGCCGTACTCGCTTTTCGACTTTTTCCCATGCCTGAGGTGCACAGCCAATTGATGGAGTATCACCCGGATCGCCTCAATTTGCTCCTGCCCGCGGGTTTGTTGATTGCCTGGAATTCTGCGTTGTTTTCGATGGGTGAGGTGTTTCACAACAACATTTGGTGGTCCCGAGTCTTCGCGAGTCGTCGCAGTGTGGTGATGAACTCTTTTCTGTTGGGTGGGTTGGCTTGGATGAGTGTTCCGTTGGTGACCGGCTCCATTGGCTTGGTGGCTTTGGCTCGTGAGCTACCGCTGGAACAGGTCAACATGGTTTTTCCTGTAATGGCGGCTGATTTGCTAGGGGCTGGTGGAGCTGCTCTGGTGTTTGTGGTGGTCTTTGCTTCGCTGACCTCCACCCTCGACTCACTGCTGGCTTCCACGGCGGATCTACTGGCCGAGGATGTCTATTTTCGGCTGTTGAGACCTCAGGCCACCGATGTTCAGTTGAAGCATGCGGCCAAGTTGATGGTCGTTGGCTTAGCGCTGGTCACGCTTCTGTTGTCATGGCCACGGCTTGATTCGCTGGCATCGGTTCTTTTTTTCACTGGGTCATTGGTGGCGTCGACGGTGTGGCCTGTGGCCTGTGGTTTGTATTGGCGTTCTGCGAATGCGAATGCGGCCATTGCAGCCATGCTCTCGGGCAGCATCGTCGGATTGCTTGCTTACAACCTGATCGCTCCTTACTGCGCGGCAGTGTTTTCGGCAGCGCTTTCAGCTTTGGTCATGGTGATCGGCAGTCGCTACTGCTCGGAACGGTTTGATTTCGCACTGCTCGAGGAGGAAGCATGA